In a single window of the Candidatus Neomarinimicrobiota bacterium genome:
- the bamA gene encoding outer membrane protein assembly factor BamA — MKFRLITLVVILSLASILSSQGLTPMKIAGVEVEGNNITTATVVKYTSGIVEGKEFVPGDFGKSVKKLWATGFFSDIQIRLDKEAQEGLYITIIVEEAPILGEVSFKGDKKKRREIEEELDLKKGQRIRPHLLKESEELIRKLLAEDGYLHPEIDASLSEGAIDNVRDLTFNIKIKNKVKIGDIRFHNNEAFKDRKLRKELKDTKIQKWYMFWRSNFDKDKFREDKGLLAKFYQTNGYKDFRILADSISYSENGKKMNIDFWIHEGNKYYFRNFTWEGNDLYETEALDYALDIKKGDMYNVEEFEKGVNERVHSLYMDRGYIYSAINPIFTPVEEDSLDVHFSITENHQVSVRRLQITGNDRTRENVIRREMKVIPGEVFNRELLMRSAREVFILNYFADVRPDVVPVDEDEIDILVSVEEKSSDQANANIGYSAEFGLMGGTGIQINNFRGKGQQLAVNLSQGVQGSMQRSLGYGLGGYQASQYKSLSFSFTDPMVNDRPILLGFSVFYYLRGQNRYYFSIPFDREMLGASFRTGTRLKWPDNYFRAFWTISASQKTYKGNEEDLIEYGLLGVSNSVGLSISQTLTRDSRNHPEFPSRGSSFAWTSTLSGGPLSSKLLPIHENFHKHTLKFDWFTNPFWKAAIVSSWQIGAIKALNSRHTETTIIPIDEKFIMGGSGIPYGTLLRGYQDNTVGPYKRYPIGGRVMMKYLTELRFPFSDNPTVYGLIFAEMGNNWLNFGETDPFDLKRSAGFGIRMFMPMLGMLGFDMGYGFDDIPMTEKSPEGWRFHVLFGMPF, encoded by the coding sequence ATGAAATTCAGACTTATCACTCTGGTGGTCATTCTTTCACTGGCTTCTATTCTCTCAAGTCAGGGTCTGACGCCCATGAAGATTGCCGGTGTGGAAGTTGAGGGTAACAACATCACAACAGCCACCGTGGTCAAATACACTTCGGGAATTGTGGAAGGGAAAGAGTTCGTCCCGGGCGATTTCGGAAAATCTGTTAAAAAACTGTGGGCCACCGGTTTCTTTTCAGATATCCAGATACGTCTGGATAAAGAGGCACAGGAAGGACTGTATATTACAATCATTGTTGAAGAGGCACCAATTTTAGGTGAGGTTAGTTTCAAAGGGGATAAGAAAAAGCGGAGAGAAATCGAAGAAGAACTTGATCTGAAAAAGGGCCAGAGAATTCGACCGCATTTGCTCAAGGAATCTGAGGAGTTGATTAGGAAACTACTGGCTGAGGACGGATACCTTCATCCTGAAATTGATGCATCCCTTTCCGAAGGCGCCATAGATAACGTGAGGGATCTCACTTTCAATATTAAGATAAAAAATAAGGTGAAGATCGGGGACATACGGTTTCACAACAATGAGGCATTTAAAGACAGGAAACTTCGCAAGGAGTTGAAAGATACCAAGATTCAGAAGTGGTATATGTTTTGGCGGTCGAACTTTGACAAGGACAAGTTTAGGGAAGACAAGGGCCTCCTGGCCAAATTTTATCAGACAAACGGATATAAGGATTTTCGGATTCTGGCTGATTCAATATCCTACTCAGAAAATGGGAAGAAAATGAACATCGATTTCTGGATTCACGAGGGGAATAAATACTATTTCAGAAATTTCACATGGGAAGGTAATGACCTTTATGAAACTGAAGCGTTGGATTATGCTCTGGATATAAAGAAAGGAGACATGTACAATGTGGAGGAATTTGAAAAGGGTGTGAACGAGAGGGTTCACTCTCTCTATATGGACCGAGGATACATTTATAGCGCTATTAACCCTATCTTTACACCTGTGGAAGAGGATTCCCTTGATGTCCATTTTTCAATCACGGAAAACCACCAGGTTTCTGTGAGAAGACTTCAAATTACCGGAAACGACCGGACAAGAGAAAACGTGATCCGGCGGGAAATGAAGGTGATTCCGGGTGAAGTCTTCAACAGAGAATTATTAATGCGAAGCGCCAGAGAAGTCTTTATCCTCAATTATTTTGCCGATGTTAGACCTGATGTGGTACCGGTGGATGAAGATGAAATCGACATTCTAGTTAGTGTGGAAGAAAAGTCTTCTGATCAGGCCAACGCAAATATTGGTTATTCGGCGGAGTTCGGCCTTATGGGTGGTACCGGCATCCAGATCAATAATTTCCGTGGCAAAGGGCAGCAACTCGCCGTGAATTTGAGTCAGGGTGTCCAGGGAAGCATGCAACGATCTCTTGGATATGGTTTAGGTGGCTATCAAGCTTCCCAATACAAAAGCCTCTCTTTCAGTTTCACCGATCCAATGGTGAATGACCGTCCAATCTTGCTTGGCTTTTCTGTTTTCTATTATCTTAGAGGACAGAACCGGTACTATTTCAGTATACCGTTTGATCGTGAGATGCTGGGTGCCAGTTTCAGGACAGGTACAAGACTAAAGTGGCCGGACAATTACTTCCGCGCGTTTTGGACAATCAGTGCTTCTCAGAAGACCTATAAAGGTAATGAGGAAGACTTAATCGAGTACGGTCTGCTTGGAGTCAGCAACAGTGTTGGATTGAGTATCTCCCAGACTTTAACGAGGGACAGCCGAAACCATCCTGAGTTTCCTTCAAGAGGTTCAAGCTTTGCATGGACGTCTACACTGTCGGGAGGACCGTTGAGTTCAAAACTGCTTCCTATCCACGAAAATTTTCACAAGCACACTTTGAAGTTTGACTGGTTTACCAACCCGTTCTGGAAGGCGGCCATCGTCAGCTCTTGGCAGATTGGTGCCATTAAGGCACTCAACTCGCGGCACACAGAGACAACAATTATTCCCATCGATGAGAAGTTTATTATGGGCGGCAGCGGTATTCCTTACGGTACTTTACTCCGTGGATATCAGGACAATACGGTAGGGCCTTACAAGCGATATCCTATTGGCGGCCGTGTTATGATGAAATATCTTACCGAACTGAGATTTCCTTT
- a CDS encoding isoprenyl transferase, which yields MNTEEELKSQVESADNLPRHIAIIMDGNGRWARNRKFPRIAGHKEGINSVREITRACGEMGIGYLTLYTFSQENWLRPRMEVSALMNLLVETIRREIDELMDNNVRLHVIGRLEELPEKPRVEMEEGIRRTAENSGLNLVLALNYGGRTEILDAVNRFFQEHQNGLDSFELTEQVFEKYLYTEGIPDPDMVIRTSGELRISNFLLWQMAYSEIIITPTLWPAFRRKELYEAILDFQSRERRFGKVSEQLSGAKE from the coding sequence ATGAATACAGAGGAAGAACTGAAAAGCCAGGTAGAATCAGCAGACAACCTTCCTCGCCACATTGCAATAATAATGGACGGCAACGGCCGTTGGGCCCGGAACCGTAAATTCCCGAGGATCGCCGGGCACAAGGAGGGGATCAATTCTGTAAGGGAGATTACCCGAGCATGCGGTGAGATGGGAATCGGTTATCTCACGCTCTATACCTTTTCTCAGGAAAACTGGCTCCGCCCCAGGATGGAAGTTTCCGCTCTCATGAACCTTTTAGTTGAGACGATCCGACGTGAGATTGATGAATTAATGGATAACAATGTTCGCCTCCATGTCATTGGCAGACTGGAGGAACTTCCGGAAAAGCCGCGAGTTGAGATGGAAGAAGGAATCAGACGGACCGCCGAAAACAGTGGTTTAAACTTGGTGCTAGCACTGAACTACGGCGGCAGGACTGAAATCCTTGATGCTGTTAACAGATTTTTCCAGGAACATCAAAACGGATTGGATTCTTTTGAATTGACGGAACAGGTTTTCGAAAAATACCTTTACACCGAGGGGATCCCAGACCCTGATATGGTAATCAGGACCAGTGGTGAATTGAGGATTAGTAATTTTCTTTTGTGGCAAATGGCCTATTCTGAGATAATTATCACGCCCACGCTTTGGCCTGCTTTCCGCAGGAAAGAGTTGTATGAAGCGATCTTAGATTTCCAATCCAGAGAACGCCGTTTCGGGAAAGTATCTGAACAACTGTCCGGAGCAAAAGAATGA
- a CDS encoding MRP family ATP-binding protein has protein sequence MTKDEVIERLKKIKYPGFSRDIVSFGIVKNVEVESDSVKVDVEMSSASEETQTEIYGRIKTALEENFSDVDIKVAQTASGPTAEQQTKLIPDVKHIIAVASGKGGVGKSTVAVNIAAELMNRGYSVGLLDLDIYGPSLPILLGINDTPSMTPEKKLIPLVKFGMKVMSFGFLSGNDTPVIWRGPMVSRMTEQFFGDVLWESLDYLILDLPPGTGDIQLTLVQKLKITGAVIVTTPQDMALSDVRKGADMFGKVHTPVLGVVENMAGYIVSGFLRDKDGNPMTEGSVSFAEMDGFRDVDVGKDGKFEFEIDLFKRGGGKSESERLNVPLLGEIPISQELMEACDEGTPIVIKDRQSRISHAFSFIVDKIEDAVA, from the coding sequence ATGACCAAAGATGAAGTAATAGAACGGCTTAAAAAAATAAAATACCCCGGATTCAGCCGGGACATTGTCTCTTTTGGAATCGTGAAAAATGTTGAGGTGGAAAGCGACTCCGTTAAAGTTGATGTTGAAATGTCCTCCGCCAGCGAAGAAACTCAGACAGAGATTTATGGCAGGATTAAGACGGCACTCGAAGAAAACTTTTCAGATGTCGATATCAAAGTGGCTCAGACAGCTTCTGGACCAACAGCTGAACAGCAAACTAAATTAATACCTGATGTTAAGCACATTATTGCCGTGGCAAGCGGCAAAGGGGGAGTCGGCAAATCAACTGTTGCGGTAAACATCGCCGCAGAACTCATGAATCGCGGCTATTCTGTCGGTTTGCTCGATCTTGACATTTATGGCCCCAGCTTACCTATTCTTCTCGGGATCAATGACACGCCTTCCATGACACCTGAAAAGAAACTGATCCCGCTGGTAAAGTTTGGGATGAAGGTTATGTCCTTTGGTTTCCTAAGCGGCAACGACACACCTGTCATATGGCGCGGTCCCATGGTGTCAAGAATGACGGAACAGTTTTTTGGTGATGTCCTGTGGGAGAGCCTCGATTATCTGATTCTCGATCTCCCGCCGGGAACAGGTGACATCCAACTGACCCTTGTACAAAAACTCAAAATTACCGGTGCTGTAATTGTCACCACCCCGCAAGACATGGCTCTTTCTGACGTCCGAAAAGGGGCCGATATGTTTGGGAAAGTTCATACGCCTGTTCTGGGTGTGGTAGAAAATATGGCCGGCTATATCGTATCCGGATTTTTACGGGACAAAGACGGTAATCCCATGACCGAAGGTTCGGTTTCTTTTGCCGAAATGGACGGCTTCCGAGATGTGGATGTTGGGAAAGATGGCAAGTTTGAATTTGAGATCGATCTGTTCAAGCGCGGTGGCGGTAAGTCTGAAAGTGAAAGGTTAAATGTTCCTCTCTTGGGCGAGATTCCTATTTCTCAGGAGCTTATGGAAGCGTGTGATGAAGGAACGCCCATCGTTATTAAGGACAGACAATCACGTATCAGTCACGCTTTTTCGTTTATTGTGGACAAGATTGAGGACGCCGTAGCCTGA
- a CDS encoding ferredoxin family protein has protein sequence MTYIIAEPCVGVCDAACIEVCPVDCIHGPEDPKGIGAEAKADGFDPDGKQLYIDPEECIDCGACEPECPVEAIFEESEVPEEWSKYTALNYQFFGQEP, from the coding sequence ATGACCTACATTATTGCTGAGCCATGTGTCGGTGTCTGTGATGCAGCTTGTATTGAGGTATGCCCAGTGGATTGTATTCATGGACCTGAAGACCCCAAAGGTATTGGTGCTGAAGCGAAAGCTGATGGTTTCGACCCTGATGGAAAGCAACTTTATATTGACCCCGAGGAGTGTATCGATTGTGGCGCATGCGAACCTGAATGTCCCGTTGAGGCAATTTTTGAAGAAAGTGAAGTTCCTGAAGAATGGTCGAAATACACTGCTCTGAACTATCAATTCTTTGGGCAAGAACCCTAA
- a CDS encoding 4Fe-4S dicluster domain-containing protein, whose translation MAKAYDHYKPVPELAKDPGRKKKKPKLMAVVDEDSCTGCQVCVPFCPVDCIETVSYEKYSIPIPPVQIRFDECIGCQICARVCTKLTWDAIRMIPTEEFEETYGITIS comes from the coding sequence ATGGCAAAAGCATACGATCACTACAAACCTGTACCAGAACTTGCGAAGGATCCGGGGCGCAAGAAAAAGAAGCCAAAACTCATGGCTGTTGTGGATGAGGACAGCTGTACAGGTTGCCAAGTCTGTGTCCCTTTTTGCCCTGTTGACTGCATAGAGACTGTTTCCTACGAAAAATATAGCATACCCATCCCGCCAGTGCAGATACGATTCGATGAATGCATCGGATGCCAGATTTGCGCTCGGGTTTGTACCAAACTCACCTGGGATGCCATCAGGATGATCCCTACGGAAGAGTTTGAGGAAACTTACGGGATTACAATCTCGTAA
- a CDS encoding MOSC domain-containing protein, translating into MTGKIVHIHCKTKTPGEFGIMKPKVEQAQIAKGGIEGDYNDFRTNEKNGDPDMALLLMSKETINELNDEGWPVEVGDVGENIVTEGIPLDTFQPEMKFQIGEALIQISYECEPCYKLHSLPYVGKERGPDFVKTIMGRRGWYARVLEPGEISVGDFCTLVEAD; encoded by the coding sequence ATGACAGGAAAAATCGTTCATATTCACTGTAAGACAAAGACACCGGGTGAATTCGGTATCATGAAGCCGAAAGTGGAACAAGCACAGATTGCAAAGGGAGGCATCGAAGGTGATTACAACGACTTTCGAACAAATGAGAAAAATGGCGACCCCGACATGGCTCTCCTCCTCATGTCTAAAGAAACAATCAATGAACTCAATGACGAAGGCTGGCCGGTTGAAGTAGGCGATGTCGGTGAAAACATTGTTACCGAAGGAATACCCCTGGATACCTTCCAACCTGAAATGAAGTTCCAGATCGGAGAAGCATTGATTCAAATATCTTACGAATGTGAACCTTGTTACAAGTTACATAGTCTCCCTTACGTTGGAAAAGAACGCGGACCTGATTTTGTGAAAACGATAATGGGCAGAAGAGGATGGTACGCTCGAGTCTTGGAACCAGGGGAGATTTCCGTAGGTGATTTCTGTACCCTTGTTGAGGCGGACTGA